Proteins co-encoded in one Arachis hypogaea cultivar Tifrunner chromosome 13, arahy.Tifrunner.gnm2.J5K5, whole genome shotgun sequence genomic window:
- the LOC112792109 gene encoding probable inactive receptor kinase At1g48480 has product MVALANAIVATVLVLVLVVVFPLGKADLASERAALLALRSSVGGRTLFWNATNQSPCNWAGVQCEQGQVVELHLPAVALSGRIPAGIFGNLTHLRTLSLRFNALTGPLPADLASCINLRNLYLQRNLLSGEIPELLFRLPDLVRLNLGFNNFSGGVPAEFNKLSRLRTLYLQNNQLSGPIPQLSLPDLEQFNVSNNFLNGSVPDKLQKFPQDSFLGNSLCGRPLKLCPGDDASASSPSGDIPNNKTKKKNKLSGGAIAGIVIGSVVCLLLLVFALILLCRKKSSKKTSAVEVATVKHPEPELPGDKPVDELENGPGPHSNGAHENGSTVAAAAAAAMAAGNGNKAEANGGGGSGAKKLVFFGNSATAGAARPFDLEDLLRASAEVLGKGTFGTAYKAVLEAGPVVAVKRLKDVTISEKEFKEKIESVGAMDHENLVPLRAYYFSRDEKLLVYDYMPIGSLSALLHGNKGAGRTPLNWEIRSGIALGAARGIEYLHSQGTNVSHGNIKSSNILLTKSYDGRVSDFGLAHLVGPSSTPNRVAGYRAPEVTDPRKVSQKADVYSFGVLLLELLTGKAPTHAILNEEGVDLPRWVQSVVREEWTSEVFDLELLRYQNVEEEMVQLLQLAVDCAAPYPDKRPSMSQVVQSIEELRRSSLKEDQDQIQTQHDLVEL; this is encoded by the exons ATGGTGGCACTGGCCAATGCCATTGTGGCCACGGTGCTGGTGCTGGTGCTTGTGGTGGTGTTTCCACTCGGAAAGGCAGATCTGGCATCGGAGCGGGCGGCATTGCTGGCTCTACGGTCCTCCGTCGGCGGCAGAACCCTCTTCTGGAACGCGACCAACCAGAGCCCCTGCAACTGGGCTGGCGTGCAATGCGAGCAGGGTCAGGTGGTGGAGCTCCACCTGCCCGCCGTGGCACTCTCCGGGCGCATTCCGGCGGGAATATTCGGGAACCTGACACACCTTCGCACCCTGAGCCTGCGGTTCAACGCGCTGACGGGACCCCTCCCCGCAGATCTGGCATCGTGCATCAACCTCCGGAACCTGTACCTGCAGCGCAATCTGCTTTCCGGCGAAATCCCAGAGTTGCTGTTCCGGCTGCCGGACCTGGTCCGCCTGAACCTTGGCTTCAACAATTTCTCGGGTGGGGTCCCCGCAGAGTTCAACAAGTTGAGCAGACTTAGAACTCTTTACCTCCAAAACAATCAGCTCTCCGGTCCCATCCCGCAGCTCAGCCTGCCGGACCTCGAGCAGTTCAACGTCTCCAACAACTTCCTCAATGGCTCTGTCCCCGACAAGCTCCAGAAATTCCCCCAAGATTCCTTTCTTGGCAATTCCCTCTGCGGCCGCCCGCTCAAGCTCTGCCCCGGCGACGATGCATCTGCATCTTCTCCTTCCGGCGACATTCCCAATAACAAgaccaagaagaagaacaagttaTCTGGCGGTGCCATTGCTGGAATTGTCATCGGATCCGTCGTGTGTCTTCTGCTGCTCGTATTCGCACTGATTCTTTTGTGTAGGAAGAAGAGTTCCAAGAAGACCAGTGCCGTTGAAGTTGCAACCGTCAAGCATCCGGAGCCCGAACTTCCAGGCGACAAACCAGTGGACGAGTTGGAGAACGGGCCGGGGCCCCACAGTAATGGCGCTCACGAAAATGGGTCTACGGTGGCTGCAGCAGCTGCAGCGGCTATGGCGGCAGGGAATGGAAACAAGGCCGAGGCCAACGGCGGCGGTGGTAGTGGAGCCAAGAAGTTGGTGTTTTTTGGTAATTCTGCAACAGCGGGGGCGGCGAGGCCATTTGATCTGGAGGATTTGCTTCGGGCTTCGGCGGAGGTATTGGGGAAAGGTACGTTTGGTACGGCGTACAAGGCGGTTTTGGAGGCAGGGCCGGTGGTGGCTGTGAAGAGGTTGAAGGATGTGACGATTTCCGAGAAGGAGTTCAAGGAGAAGATCGAGTCTGTGGGAGCAATGGATCATGAGAACTTGGTTCCTCTGAGGGCTTATTATTTCAGCAGAGATGAGAAGCTTCTTGTCTATGATTACATGCCCATCGGAAGCTTATCTGCTCTTTTGCATG GAAACAAAGGAGCGGGGAGGACACCGTTAAACTGGGAAATCAGGTCAGGCATTGCACTTGGAGCTGCACGCGGGATTGAATACCTTCACTCACAGGGAACCAATGTTTCTCATGGAAACATTAAGTCCTCTAATATCCTCTTAACCAAGTCCTACGATGGTAGAGTATCTGACTTCGGCCTCGCCCACCTTGTTGGCCCCTCCTCCACCCCTAACCGAGTGGCCGGCTATCGCGCCCCTGAGGTCACTGATCCTCGCAAAGTATCCCAGAAGGCAGATGTGTACAGCTTTGGCGTGCTGCTCTTGGAGCTACTGACCGGGAAAGCACCCACCCATGCTATCCTAAACGAGGAAGGAGTGGACCTCCCTAGATGGGTCCAATCCGTTGTCCGAGAAGAGTGGACTTCGGAGGTGTTTGATCTTGAGCTGCTGAGGTACCAGAATGTTGAAGAGGAGATGGTTCAGCTGTTGCAGCTCGCAGTTGATTGCGCAGCACCCTACCCGGATAAGCGCCCTTCCATGTCTCAAGTGGTACAGAGCATTGAAGAATTGCGTCGCTCCAGCTTGAAAGAGGATCAGGACCAAATCCAAACCCAACATGATCTTGTAGAGTTATAG